One Helicobacter pylori genomic window, CTTTTTATTTTAAGTTTAATTCGGCTGATATTTCAGCCCTCGCTCAAAGTTTAGTCAACCAGCAAGTGGAAGTGCAATACTATGGCTGGCGGATCAATTTGTTTAACATGTTCCCTAATGTGATTTTTTTAAAGCCCTTAAAAGAGAGCGCTGACATTTCAAAACCCATTTTTAGCTGGATTTTATACGCTTTGCTGTTAGGGGGCTTTTTTATCAGCGCACGTTCTGTTTGCACTTTATTTAAGGGCAAAGCTCATTAATTCTTTTAGGCTTTGTTGGAAAATCACAATGGGGTTATTGGAGCGTGTATTAAAAAGCTCAATATAGGGCAAACTGACGCTGTGAAAAGTGGTGTTGTTTTCCCTCAAATTGATAGCGATTTGATAGTCTAGTTGGTGGGATTTCAATAAAAAGTCATTCAGCAAACAATCATTAATCAAGCCCAAATTATCATGGCTAATCAAAAGCATTTTGGCTTTTAATTTCAGGGCAAAATCCAACATGTTTTCTTCTAAAGTGATAGGCACGCATAACCCCCCAGCCCCTTCAACGATGACTAAATCGTAAGTTTTGGTGAAATTTTGGAGGCGTTGGGTTAAATTGTTCGTGTCAATGGGGGCGTTTGGATCTTCTTCTTGTTGGGCGATGAGGGGGGCTGAAGCTTTATGATAACGATAGAATGAAATGTCTTTTAAGGTTAAAGAGCGATCTAAAAGGCGGTTATCCTGTAAGAATAGGTGTGCATCGCTAAAGTGGTTGGTTGTGTCATTAACGCCCGTTTCAATGGGCTTTAATAAAATCGTTTTAACGCCACAAGCGTTGCAATACTGGGCTAATAGCCTAGCGCATGTGGTTTTTCCGGCATTGGTGTTAGTCGCGCTGATAAAGAGCATGGTTTAACCTTTAAAACTATAGTCATTACCCCTAAAGTGGTAAGCCCCATCAAAGATTTGAGAAGTCAATACATTTTTGATTTGTGGTAACTTCACATTTTTAAGTGCTTCTCGTGGGACTTCAATGACTAGTCTCTCAAACGCTTGGTCGCTTAAAGGGTTATCAATATCAAAAACGAAACTTAAGATATTGTGGAGTGAGTTGTAGGTAACTTTGTCAATCAACGCATAATTTAGTCTAACGCCCTCTGCTTGCTCTATGGCGGTAACGATGCTTTTAGATAGTCTAGGGCTGATGTTACCAAGTTGTGTCGCTAAATCTGTCGGCGAGATAAAGCAATAACCTGCATCGGTGTCTGTGGTGTTAGCAAGCACTTTAGCAATCAATGTCCTACTCACTTCTTTTCCTTTTAGCATAGCTTTAAAAAGGTTATTGACTTTAAGCGCATTTTCATAGCTTTGTCTAAAACTAGCATTCAACACTTTCTTTCTGTTTTCTCGCTCTTTAATAGCTTGTAGTTCGTATTTCTCTATGTCATCAGCATCAAAAGTTCTAGGACTGCCATGATATTGCCTTGCTTTAATAAAGCTTTTAACCCCATTCTCAAGTTGTCTGTAAAAACCATCAGCATTCTTTTGGATACTCATCGCCTTAATTTGTGTCTTACCTAACTCATCAAAGAATATTCCATAATTGTCCTTGTTCTCTTTTTTAAAGAATGTATAAACGCTGTTGTGTAAGCGTGTGATAGATTGGGTTATAGAAGTGGAGAATGTAATGCCTGTAAAAGTCCAATCCACTTTACCAAAATCCTTTTGTGTCGCTAATAGTAAATCCACTTTGCCAGTCTTGGCGTTTTCACAATAACAAATCGCCATTTGATTAAAAAGTCGTGCCAACAATAATAGATGATTTTTCAAATCAAATGTGCTACTAGGTTCGTTTTGAAACACAAAGAAGCTAACTTCTCTGTCTGGTAAAAGAGTGTCCTCGAGATTATCTTTCCAATACCCAATCACTTGAATATATCCTACAAAGTCTCCCCAACTATCTAAATACGCTTTTAGATGTCTTGTCCTTTCCATATTGTCTTTATAGGTGTAGCGGTATTTTTTGACAAATTTATCGCTAGACATAAAGTCTTTCATTGTGGCTTTGCTATTAAGGGCAATATATCTGTCCATAAATTTCTGTCCAAATATATTGCGAAGTGTTCTATAAATGTTAGTATTCCCTTTAAAGAAGTCTTTAGCTTTTATAGGTTTGTGCCAATCTACTTCAGCGTATTTGTCTTGCCAATATTTAGCCATTTTTTTAGCGTCAGCTCTATTATAACCGCTCTTATACGCTTCTATCAATAATTCTCGTTCCTTTTCAGTAAAGTCTTTAATAAAAGCGTCTTTAAAAGGTCTAAACGCAGAGATAGTCCCAAAAGGTAGTCCGCTCGCAATCTTTTTATAAATTTTGATAAGACTAGCGCTTTCAATTGTAGAGCCTTTAATAGTTTTGTGGCTCATATCGTATTTAAGTCGTGAGATTTCATCGCCAACAGCATCTAAAAACTTGCTTAAGGGCATAGCCTTACCAAGCACCCTTACTCTAGGTTTATTTTGTCTAGCTAATTTCTTGTCCGCTAACGCCTTATCAATAGCCGATGTCAATGAAGTAGAAGTGTTTCTTTGTGGCTCATCAACAAATTCTAAAAAGTCGTAATTCAATAGCATTTTGTGTCCTTTTCTTTAAGCGAGATTGTAGCGCTTTATCTTTGAGCTTTCAGCGGGTCATTAGGGTTTATTTGGTATAATATCAAAACTCCATTTAAGGTTGGTTCTTATGAATATTTTATTTGGGATTAGCGACACGCAAGAATGTTATAACGCTATTAAATTCGCTGTCAAATTAGCCCATTCGCTTAAAGAGGTCCGTTTCACTCTATTGCATGTGAGCATGGAAGTGTTTATTTATAGCGAAAGCGGGATGATGGATTATGGCCAAACAGAAGCCTTAGAAGAAGAAAAAGCTAAGGCTTTGTTAAAGCAATTTGAAGACGCTTTCAAAAAAGAAAATATAGAGTGCGAGAGCGTTCTAAAAAGCGGTGATTTGATTGATGTGGTTTTAGAAATGGCTAAGGATTATGATTTGTTATTGATTGGGGCGAGCGAATCCAATTTGTTGTATCGTTTGTTCATTTCACACCAAAATAGCTTGGTTGAACAATCCAGTATCCCTGTTGTGATCGCCAAGTAGCATGGATAAGCGGCATGAAAATGTATAACATACCCACCCCCACCATGGCGCAAGTGATCATGGTTGATGACCCCATTACGACAACGGAATTTGTCATCTCTGCTTTGAGGGATTTTTTTGACAAGTCTTTAGAGGAGGCTCAAGCCCTCACATCAAGCATCCATCGTGATGGTGAGGGGGTTTGTGGCGTCTATCCTTATGATATTGCCAGGCATAGGGCAGCATGGGTTAAGGACAAAGCCAGAGCGTTAGAATTCCCTTTAAAATTATTGGTAGAAGAGATAAAATAATGGCTAAATTCAATCAAGATCTCAATGAAGTTCTCAACCAAGCTTTAAATTTAGCCCTGGATCTTAACCACGCCCTTTGCACCACAGAGCATGTGCTACTAGTCATTTTAGAACATGAGAGCGGGGCAAAGATTATTGGCGCTTTAGAAAGAGATGACTATGATAAATTAAAACAAATCCTTAAAGACTATTTGTTGCAATATGTGCCTTTAAAGAGCGATCCAGCTAAAATGCCTGCCAGGAGTTTTGTGCTATTAAGAATGCTTAAAAGAATGTATGCGAGTTGTTTTGAGAGCGTGGGCGTGGAAGAATTGCTTATTTTAATGCTGGATCACCCCGATTGTTACGCTTCAAAACTCATGGATAGTTTTGGCATCGCTCGTTTGTATTCTAATCCTGCTTTATTGGATTTGGATAACCATGGTATTCCTAATGACATTAATGATAATGAAGAAGCGCCCAAAAACACTCCCCTAAAAAAATACGCTAAAAATTTGAGCGCTTTAGCCCAAGACAACGCTTTAGATCCAGTTATTGGCAGAGAAGAAGAGATTTTAAGAGTGATAGAAATTTTAGGGCGCAGAAAAAAGAATAACCCGCTTTTAATTGGCGAAGCGGGCGTAGGGAAAACTTCCATCGCTGAAGCTTTGGCTTTAAAAATCGCTCAAAAAGAAGTGCCGGAATTTTTGCAAGAATATGAGGTTTATTCTTTGGATTTAGCTTTAATGGTGGCTGGGGCAAAATACAGAGGGGATTTTGAAAAGCGCTTGAAAAAAACGCTCAAAGAGATCCAACAAAACGGCCGTATCATTTTATTCATTGATGAAATCCACACCCTTTTAGGCGCAGGGAGCAGTAACGCTGGGAGCTTGGATGCGGCGAATATCTTAAAACCGGTTTTAACGGATGGGGGCTTGAAATGTTTAGGAGCGACCACTTTTGAAGAATACCGCAGCGTGTTTGAAAAAGACAAGGCTTTTAATAGGCGTTTTTCAGTCATAAAAGTTGAAGAGCCTTCTAAAGAGGCGTGTTACTTGATTTTAAAAAAGATCGCTCCCCTTTATGAAGAACACCACCAGGTGCGTTATGATGAAAGCGTGTTTAAGGCATGCGTGGATTTGACGAGTGATTACATGCATGATAAATTCTTGCCGGATAAAGCGATTGAATTATTAGATGAGGTGGGATCGAGGAAAAAAATCAACCCCAAAAAGGGCAAAAAAATCGGCGTTGATGACGTGAAAGAAACGCTCGCTCTCAAGCTTAAAATCCCCAAAATGCGTTTGAGCAGCGATAAAAAAGCCCTTTTAAGGAATTTAGAAAAATCGCTTAAAAATAAGATTTTTGCCCAAGCAGAAGCGATCAGTCTTGTTAGCAATGCGATTAAAATCCAGCATTGCGGGCTTTCTTCTAAAAATAAGCCTGTGGGGAGCTTTTTATTCGTGGGGCCTAGTGGGGTGGGGAAAACGGAGTTAGCTAAAGAATTGGCCTTGAATTTGAATTTGCATTTTGAACGCTTTGACATGAGCGAATACAAAGAAGCCCATAGCGTGGCAAAACTCATCGGGAGTCCTAGCGGTTATGTGGGGTTTGAGCAAGGGGGGCTGTTGGTGAATGCGATTAAAAAACACCCGCATTGCTTGCTGCTTTTAGATGAAATAGAAAAGGCTCATTCTAATGTGTATGATTTGTTGTTGCAGGTGATGGATAACGCCACTTTGAGCGATAATTTAGGCAACAAGGCGAGTTTTAAGCATGTGATACTGATTATGACTTCAAATGTGGGGAGTAAGGATAAGGACACGCTAGGGTTTTTTAGCGCTAAAAACGCCAAGTATGATAAAGCCGTTAAAGAGCTTTTAACCCCTGAATTACGATCCAGAATCGATGCGATCGTGCCTTTTAACGCACTCAGTTTGGAGGATTTTGAACGCATTGTCTCTGTGGAATTAGACAAATTAAAAGCCCTAGCGTTAGAGCAAGGCGTGATCTTAAAATTCCATAAAGAAGTTTTGAAATGTATCGCGCAAAAGAGCTATCAAACGACTTTAGGAGCGAGAGAAATTAAAAAAATCATTCATAATGAAATCAAAACCCAATTAAGCGATATACTGCTCTTACAATCGTTTAAAAAACCTTGTAAGATCGCTTGCTTATTGGAAAAAAACCAATTGGTTCTAAAAGAAATCAAGCGCGTGCAAAAGGTGAAAGAAAATGACTTTTGAAATGCTTTATAGTAAAATCCATAGGGCTACTATCACGGACGCTAATCTCAACTATATAGGCTCGATCACCATAGATGAGGATTTGGCCAAGCTGGCTAAGCTTAGAGAGGGCATGAAAGTGGAAATCGTGGATGTCAATAATGGCGAACGCTTCAGCACCTATGTGATTTTAGGGAAAAAAAGGGGCGAAATTTGCGTCAATGGCGCAGCGGCCAGAAAAGTGGCCATAGGCGATGTGGTGATCATCTTAGCTTATGCGAGCATGAATGAAGATGAAATCAATACGCACAAGCCATGCATCGTGCTAGTGGATGAAAAAAACGAAATTTTAGAAAAGGGTTAGAGATGGATTTTAGTCAATTAGGCGGGTTAAGCGGGTTGTTAGACGGCATGAAAAAAGAGTTTTCCCAACTAGAAGAAAAGAATAAAGACACGATCCACACTTCCAAAAGCGGTGGGGGAATGGTGAGCGTGAGTTTTAATGGGTTGGGGGAGTTGGTGGATTTGCAGATTGATGACAGCCTGTTAGAAGATAAAGAAGCGATGCAAATCTATTTGATGAGCGCTTTGAATGATGGGTATAAAGCCGTAGAAGAAAACCGAAAAAATTTAGCCTTTAACATGCTAGGGAATTTTGCTAAGTTGTGATGCTTTATAAGACCCTTATTGCTTTTATCGCTCTGTTGGGTTTTTTGAATGGCTTAGGGGCTTATGATTTCAAGCATTGTCAAGCGTTTTTTAAAAAAGCGAGCCTTCAAAATGGGGGCGTGGCTTTAAAGGAATTGCCTAAAGGCGTGTATTTGTATTATTCCAAAACCTACCCCAAACACGCCAAAGTCATCAAATCCGATCCCTTTGTAGGGCTGTATTTGTTGCAAAGCGCGCCAAGCGAGTATGTTTATACCTTAAGGGATTTAGACAAAGATGCTCTTATGAGACCCATGGCCAGTATAGGGGCTAAAGAAGCCCAAGAAGCGCGATTATTGGTAGGGCAAAAAGGCTATGACCGCTACGCTCAAATTTCACAAAAAACCCAAAAAAATGGCGTTATCAGCAATATTTGCTATCAAATGCTAGGGCTAGGGGTAGGGGGGAACGGCTTTATAGAAACGAAATTTATCAAGCGCTTTTTAAACCAAAAAGAGCCTTATTATGGGGATATTGGGGTGCGTTTAAAAGAAAATAATAAGCGTTTAGTGGTAGCGCAATTTGATCCCTTTTTCCCTAAAAACCCTTTTTTAAAAAACGATGAGATCCTAGCGATCAACCATCAAAAGATCCACTCGTTAGCGGAGTTTGAATGGGTGGTGAGCAATCTTAAATACCAAAGCCTTGCCAAAGTGAGAATCAAACGAAACCACAAAATCAAAGAAGTAACGCTCAAAGTCAATAAACGCTATGGGGGGTTTTTGCTCAAAGACACTTTTTTAGAGCGCTACGGCATCGCTTTAGATGAGCGTTTTATCATCACTAAAATAGGTGCTCATTTGCCCAAAGGCTTGGATTTTTTAAAGCTTGGGGATAGGATTTTATGGGTGAATCGTAAAAATATGGCGTCCAACCCAAAGGCTTTAAGAGAAGCGTTAAGCACGCCTAAAATTGAATTATTAGTTTGGCGTAAAGGCTTTGAATTTTACATTAAAGTCCGTTGAAGTATTGATGAAAAATGACGCTTATGAAATTATCCTTTCTTGGTTTATCACGCCTCTCACGGCGATTTTAGGGCGTTTCGCTGAATTTTTCCTCTACACCTTGCATGCGCAATTGGTGTTTAATAG contains:
- the bioD gene encoding dethiobiotin synthase, which codes for MLFISATNTNAGKTTCARLLAQYCNACGVKTILLKPIETGVNDTTNHFSDAHLFLQDNRLLDRSLTLKDISFYRYHKASAPLIAQQEEDPNAPIDTNNLTQRLQNFTKTYDLVIVEGAGGLCVPITLEENMLDFALKLKAKMLLISHDNLGLINDCLLNDFLLKSHQLDYQIAINLRENNTTFHSVSLPYIELFNTRSNNPIVIFQQSLKELMSFALK
- a CDS encoding universal stress protein; its protein translation is MNILFGISDTQECYNAIKFAVKLAHSLKEVRFTLLHVSMEVFIYSESGMMDYGQTEALEEEKAKALLKQFEDAFKKENIECESVLKSGDLIDVVLEMAKDYDLLLIGASESNLLYRLFISHQNSLVEQSSIPVVIAK
- a CDS encoding ATP-dependent Clp protease adaptor ClpS → MKMYNIPTPTMAQVIMVDDPITTTEFVISALRDFFDKSLEEAQALTSSIHRDGEGVCGVYPYDIARHRAAWVKDKARALEFPLKLLVEEIK
- a CDS encoding AAA family ATPase — protein: MAKFNQDLNEVLNQALNLALDLNHALCTTEHVLLVILEHESGAKIIGALERDDYDKLKQILKDYLLQYVPLKSDPAKMPARSFVLLRMLKRMYASCFESVGVEELLILMLDHPDCYASKLMDSFGIARLYSNPALLDLDNHGIPNDINDNEEAPKNTPLKKYAKNLSALAQDNALDPVIGREEEILRVIEILGRRKKNNPLLIGEAGVGKTSIAEALALKIAQKEVPEFLQEYEVYSLDLALMVAGAKYRGDFEKRLKKTLKEIQQNGRIILFIDEIHTLLGAGSSNAGSLDAANILKPVLTDGGLKCLGATTFEEYRSVFEKDKAFNRRFSVIKVEEPSKEACYLILKKIAPLYEEHHQVRYDESVFKACVDLTSDYMHDKFLPDKAIELLDEVGSRKKINPKKGKKIGVDDVKETLALKLKIPKMRLSSDKKALLRNLEKSLKNKIFAQAEAISLVSNAIKIQHCGLSSKNKPVGSFLFVGPSGVGKTELAKELALNLNLHFERFDMSEYKEAHSVAKLIGSPSGYVGFEQGGLLVNAIKKHPHCLLLLDEIEKAHSNVYDLLLQVMDNATLSDNLGNKASFKHVILIMTSNVGSKDKDTLGFFSAKNAKYDKAVKELLTPELRSRIDAIVPFNALSLEDFERIVSVELDKLKALALEQGVILKFHKEVLKCIAQKSYQTTLGAREIKKIIHNEIKTQLSDILLLQSFKKPCKIACLLEKNQLVLKEIKRVQKVKENDF
- the panD gene encoding aspartate 1-decarboxylase; protein product: MTFEMLYSKIHRATITDANLNYIGSITIDEDLAKLAKLREGMKVEIVDVNNGERFSTYVILGKKRGEICVNGAAARKVAIGDVVIILAYASMNEDEINTHKPCIVLVDEKNEILEKG
- a CDS encoding YbaB/EbfC family nucleoid-associated protein → MDFSQLGGLSGLLDGMKKEFSQLEEKNKDTIHTSKSGGGMVSVSFNGLGELVDLQIDDSLLEDKEAMQIYLMSALNDGYKAVEENRKNLAFNMLGNFAKL
- a CDS encoding PDZ domain-containing protein, with protein sequence MLYKTLIAFIALLGFLNGLGAYDFKHCQAFFKKASLQNGGVALKELPKGVYLYYSKTYPKHAKVIKSDPFVGLYLLQSAPSEYVYTLRDLDKDALMRPMASIGAKEAQEARLLVGQKGYDRYAQISQKTQKNGVISNICYQMLGLGVGGNGFIETKFIKRFLNQKEPYYGDIGVRLKENNKRLVVAQFDPFFPKNPFLKNDEILAINHQKIHSLAEFEWVVSNLKYQSLAKVRIKRNHKIKEVTLKVNKRYGGFLLKDTFLERYGIALDERFIITKIGAHLPKGLDFLKLGDRILWVNRKNMASNPKALREALSTPKIELLVWRKGFEFYIKVR